A portion of the Treponema rectale genome contains these proteins:
- a CDS encoding DNA/RNA non-specific endonuclease — protein sequence MKKSVNQKVFLFFSLSLIFMTGFYSCSQNSPDSKKQNTETGQKENTALYMGNPSSAEQNPEQKDNYLVIKNTFALSYNNSTRNPNWVSWHLCSSDMGSSGRNDADSFHEEENIPDTFNKNTASSYKGSGYDRGHMCPSADRTSDAQVNEETFTMANMVPQTNQNNGGTWASLESYCRNLAKSGKELYIISGPSGTGAANRNGIFRTEWNGINIPSYTWKVILVLTEGTDDIDRITKNTRTIAVKIPNNPSCLENTWDNYRVSIDSLEEETGFDFFSEIPDSVENVIESLTDSTAIDKNDLYSVYYPMPVKFYSGEEELIDSAEIPAGSKIRLSTYPENNWVRIYYSFEEFDTSSSPDESGYYPYIPEMIEQKNEAGANIETTANNSSITVSQNCTLWALSGYDKSSSCPEITKLVITCSH from the coding sequence ATGAAAAAATCAGTGAATCAGAAGGTATTTTTATTTTTTTCTCTTTCACTGATTTTTATGACCGGCTTTTATTCCTGCTCACAGAATTCTCCTGATTCAAAAAAACAGAATACGGAAACCGGTCAAAAAGAAAATACAGCCCTTTACATGGGCAATCCGTCTTCTGCGGAACAGAATCCTGAGCAGAAAGACAACTATCTTGTTATAAAAAATACCTTTGCATTAAGCTATAATAATTCAACAAGAAATCCTAACTGGGTAAGCTGGCACCTGTGTTCCTCAGATATGGGAAGTTCAGGAAGAAACGATGCAGATTCTTTTCATGAAGAAGAAAACATTCCTGACACATTCAATAAAAACACGGCCTCTTCCTACAAAGGCTCAGGCTATGACAGAGGACACATGTGCCCTTCAGCAGACAGAACCTCTGATGCACAGGTCAATGAAGAAACCTTTACCATGGCAAACATGGTTCCCCAGACAAATCAGAATAACGGCGGCACATGGGCAAGTCTTGAAAGCTACTGCAGAAATCTTGCAAAAAGCGGCAAAGAACTTTACATAATCTCAGGCCCGTCAGGAACAGGAGCTGCAAACAGAAACGGAATATTCCGTACGGAATGGAACGGCATAAACATTCCCTCGTACACCTGGAAAGTAATTCTTGTACTTACAGAAGGAACGGATGATATAGACCGCATAACGAAAAACACAAGGACAATAGCTGTAAAAATTCCAAACAATCCTTCCTGCCTTGAAAACACCTGGGACAATTACAGAGTATCCATCGACAGCCTTGAAGAAGAAACCGGCTTTGATTTTTTTTCAGAAATTCCTGACTCAGTTGAAAATGTAATTGAATCCCTGACAGACTCTACGGCTATAGATAAAAATGACCTGTACAGCGTTTACTACCCTATGCCGGTAAAATTCTATTCAGGAGAAGAAGAACTCATAGATTCTGCAGAAATACCTGCCGGTTCAAAAATCCGCCTGTCTACATATCCTGAAAACAACTGGGTCAGAATATACTACTCTTTTGAAGAATTCGACACTTCCTCTTCCCCCGATGAATCAGGTTATTATCCTTATATTCCGGAAATGATTGAACAAAAAAATGAAGCAGGCGCTAATATTGAAACCACTGCAAATAATTCATCAATAACTGTTTCTCAAAACTGCACTCTTTGGGCACTTTCAGGTTACGACAAATCCTCTTCCTGTCCAGAGATTACAAAACTTGTTATTACCTGTTCCCATTAA
- a CDS encoding PEGA domain-containing protein has protein sequence MRIKTFITLLMIFSSVSINSQNAAKVKPLVLENQTSSDSFVKVDTNVYGASVYIDGKYAGSTPMYSQKVSAGRHTLRITKTHYAAKELTFYVNKGETKSFILDLESISAWVNVSCSVNGADIYMDGSSFSGNRIEIDEGSHTISAAKFGYEKYTQTFYISRRETKTFNIELKKAEFNITSISPSKKVFNPENKGALGKIDIQFSVTAPENGSLVIKDSEGNVYAEKQFSFTTWDYAYTWDGSDDEGYIVYDGTYTAVLYAGGKSASCTFKVDSSISYPALTMTNDGSGLGAFSLPLPYPDLTILAGFSSGAYFHGPVTEQNESFYAVPLDIFLSAGGEHVELGLKFQSFIKETNSFGLSFSAKLQDKIEITADSSFNYGATFRLASSNIPVFEPFGADCGNGIGIGIMAGFDFNGLYIGANSNLIFKPVSITDSEGKQDEKLWKNGITIAKTTKTYTAGIYGAIQSTFGSCSFEYKDSDDNTILFSENLRDNKRAFDAGFAFNTYLGASSTLLNFNGGMILYPETESYVYAKLGFTFMIN, from the coding sequence ATGCGTATAAAAACATTTATTACCCTGCTGATGATTTTCTCATCAGTATCCATTAATTCTCAAAATGCAGCAAAAGTGAAACCTCTGGTTCTCGAAAACCAGACGTCTTCCGATTCTTTTGTAAAAGTTGACACTAATGTATATGGAGCATCAGTTTACATAGACGGTAAATATGCCGGTTCCACCCCGATGTATTCTCAAAAAGTTTCAGCAGGCCGGCACACCCTTAGAATCACAAAGACCCACTATGCGGCAAAAGAATTAACCTTCTATGTAAATAAAGGCGAAACAAAAAGCTTCATTCTTGATCTTGAAAGTATTTCTGCCTGGGTTAATGTTTCCTGTTCCGTAAACGGTGCAGATATTTATATGGACGGTTCCAGCTTTTCCGGAAACCGGATTGAAATTGACGAAGGAAGCCACACGATTTCTGCAGCCAAATTCGGATACGAAAAATACACGCAGACTTTCTATATTTCAAGAAGGGAAACAAAAACTTTTAATATAGAACTGAAAAAAGCAGAATTCAACATTACGTCTATTTCTCCTTCAAAAAAAGTCTTTAATCCGGAAAACAAGGGGGCCCTCGGAAAAATTGACATTCAGTTCAGCGTTACTGCTCCGGAAAACGGCAGCCTCGTAATTAAAGACAGCGAAGGTAACGTTTATGCAGAAAAACAGTTCTCATTTACAACATGGGATTACGCATACACATGGGATGGTTCTGATGACGAAGGCTACATCGTCTATGACGGAACATATACGGCAGTTCTCTATGCCGGCGGAAAATCTGCATCCTGCACATTTAAAGTAGATTCATCAATTTCTTACCCTGCCCTTACAATGACAAATGACGGTTCAGGTTTAGGAGCATTCAGCCTTCCTCTTCCATACCCTGACCTTACAATTCTTGCGGGATTTTCTTCAGGAGCATATTTCCATGGTCCTGTAACGGAACAGAATGAATCTTTTTATGCAGTTCCGCTGGACATCTTCCTGTCTGCAGGCGGAGAGCATGTTGAGCTTGGACTTAAATTCCAGAGTTTCATAAAAGAGACAAACTCTTTCGGTTTAAGTTTCAGTGCAAAACTTCAGGACAAAATTGAAATCACGGCAGACTCAAGCTTTAATTATGGAGCAACCTTCAGGCTGGCCTCTTCCAACATTCCTGTTTTTGAACCTTTCGGAGCAGACTGCGGTAACGGTATCGGAATTGGAATTATGGCAGGATTTGACTTTAACGGACTTTATATCGGAGCAAATTCCAATTTAATTTTCAAGCCGGTCTCCATTACTGATTCAGAAGGAAAACAGGACGAGAAACTCTGGAAAAACGGAATTACAATCGCAAAAACCACTAAAACCTATACAGCCGGTATTTACGGAGCCATTCAGAGTACATTCGGAAGCTGCAGTTTTGAATACAAGGACAGCGATGATAATACCATCCTGTTCTCAGAAAACCTTCGGGACAACAAAAGAGCCTTTGATGCAGGATTTGCCTTCAACACATATCTCGGTGCAAGCAGTACCCTCCTCAACTTTAACGGAGGCATGATTCTTTATCCGGAAACAGAATCTTATGTTTATGCAAAGCTCGGCTTTACGTTCATGATAAACTAA
- a CDS encoding JAB domain-containing protein → MLTATENTATTELAKPQIRELTLANGMSFPSDEELLMLILGKGTRNCPVEKLSAKVLQVINASNEDSLLQNLIEITGIGISRALTIAAVVEFGKRRFRHLKNVITRSSDLIQYLQHYTLDPVEHFITVTLNGSREILSIRTVSTGTVNKTIVHSREVFAQAVAEHASAIICCHNHPGGTCRPSKADFQSTQVLQEAALVLGIKFLDHIIISREGYFSFLENDLLEEGTKLEKLTDC, encoded by the coding sequence ATGCTCACTGCAACAGAAAACACTGCCACAACGGAACTTGCAAAACCGCAGATCAGGGAACTTACTCTTGCCAACGGAATGTCCTTTCCGTCAGACGAAGAACTTCTTATGCTCATACTTGGAAAGGGAACGAGAAACTGCCCTGTAGAAAAATTATCTGCAAAAGTCCTGCAGGTTATTAACGCTTCAAACGAAGATTCCCTGCTTCAAAACCTTATTGAAATTACAGGAATAGGAATAAGCCGCGCCCTTACGATAGCAGCGGTAGTTGAATTCGGAAAAAGAAGATTCAGGCATTTAAAAAATGTAATTACCCGCTCCTCTGACCTGATTCAGTATCTGCAGCATTACACCCTTGACCCGGTAGAACATTTCATTACGGTAACACTGAACGGCTCAAGAGAAATCCTGAGCATCCGGACAGTATCCACAGGAACCGTAAACAAAACCATCGTTCACTCCAGGGAAGTATTTGCCCAGGCTGTTGCTGAACATGCTTCGGCAATAATATGCTGCCACAATCATCCCGGCGGTACCTGCAGGCCAAGCAAGGCGGACTTCCAGTCAACACAGGTACTTCAGGAAGCCGCCCTCGTACTGGGAATAAAGTTCCTTGACCACATTATAATTTCCAGGGAAGGTTATTTCAGTTTTTTAGAAAACGACCTCCTTGAAGAAGGAACAAAACTGGAAAAGCTTACAGACTGCTGA
- a CDS encoding Rpn family recombination-promoting nuclease/putative transposase — MNGQFTRPWKDLTFKDNFIFCKVMKNEEICRKMLEILLKIKVEKIEYIESEKTIENYYESRGIRLDVYVKDSDRIFDIEIQTGNYDDLLLRARYYQGACDVATVRRRTKFRNLKETYIVFICEEDPFGMGLPVYTKKNRFTETDALIYDDKTHAVFYNSSAWSRVQDEELRDVLRFIYESKATSSFSKLLEENTLRAKSRPEMEDEYMYFMDILEEEKEYAREAGLAEGREAGRTQGLAEGRETGRAEGARQNAVETAGKLLREGVSLQTVIKCTGLSENDIKNIK, encoded by the coding sequence ATGAACGGACAATTCACCAGACCATGGAAGGACCTGACTTTTAAGGACAACTTTATCTTCTGCAAGGTTATGAAAAATGAAGAAATCTGCAGAAAGATGCTTGAGATTCTTCTTAAAATTAAAGTCGAAAAAATTGAATACATTGAATCAGAAAAGACCATCGAAAACTATTACGAATCCAGGGGAATCAGGCTTGATGTCTACGTTAAGGATTCCGACAGAATCTTTGACATAGAAATCCAGACCGGCAACTATGATGACCTGCTGCTGAGGGCCCGCTACTATCAGGGAGCCTGTGACGTAGCAACCGTAAGGCGCCGCACTAAATTCAGGAACCTTAAGGAAACCTACATCGTCTTCATCTGTGAAGAGGATCCTTTCGGAATGGGACTGCCCGTATACACGAAGAAGAACCGTTTTACAGAAACAGACGCACTGATTTATGATGACAAAACCCATGCCGTATTTTATAATTCAAGTGCATGGAGCAGGGTTCAGGACGAAGAACTAAGGGACGTACTGCGTTTTATTTATGAATCCAAAGCCACTTCTTCTTTCTCAAAACTTCTTGAAGAAAACACCCTCCGTGCAAAATCCAGACCCGAGATGGAGGATGAATACATGTATTTTATGGACATACTTGAAGAAGAAAAGGAATATGCCCGCGAAGCCGGCCTTGCTGAAGGAAGGGAAGCTGGCAGGACCCAGGGACTTGCTGAAGGAAGGGAAACTGGCAGAGCTGAAGGTGCCCGTCAGAACGCTGTTGAAACAGCCGGTAAACTCCTGCGGGAAGGGGTTTCCCTGCAGACAGTTATCAAATGTACAGGCCTGTCAGAAAACGACATCAAAAACATAAAATAA
- a CDS encoding DNA/RNA non-specific endonuclease, which yields MKKITLLFSTALILISTSIFTSCKDTSDETVEIGEITFYPEAGVIDAGTEINFSCETKGVSFYYILDNSRLNVNKYPTSSITTKASSCTITANHTVYVVAQDAAGNLSKRYSASYSISGTENTALYFGNPSNATTDSNAADYLTNYLLEEATYTVSFNNETHNPNWVGWHLCSTDLGSGRYDGDFMQNPKLPDEFYKVRHTDYTNGNFDRGHMCPNADRNSNDEDSKGTFYTTNIVPQTANNNQKVWATLENYERTLVSSGANEAYIFSGPYYKDDLKATDKNGDEVTYLSGKTTPTDGICIKVPTSTWKIIIAFKSGENDRTRITAENTTVIAVKIPNRHNVGSDWKSYICTIDEIEKITGYDFFAALPDTVENALEEKKYSE from the coding sequence ATGAAAAAGATAACACTACTATTTTCTACAGCTTTAATTTTGATTTCTACATCCATATTTACATCATGCAAAGACACATCCGATGAAACTGTAGAAATAGGAGAAATTACATTTTATCCTGAAGCAGGAGTTATAGACGCAGGAACAGAAATAAACTTCAGCTGTGAAACCAAAGGTGTATCTTTCTACTATATACTCGATAATTCACGATTAAATGTAAATAAATATCCGACAAGCAGTATAACAACAAAAGCTTCATCATGTACTATAACCGCAAACCATACCGTATATGTCGTTGCCCAGGATGCTGCCGGTAACCTTTCTAAAAGATATTCAGCAAGCTATTCTATTTCGGGAACAGAAAACACCGCCCTTTATTTTGGCAACCCGAGCAATGCAACGACAGATTCAAATGCCGCAGACTATCTTACCAACTACCTTCTTGAAGAAGCCACTTACACCGTTTCGTTCAATAACGAGACTCACAATCCAAACTGGGTTGGATGGCACCTGTGTTCTACCGATTTAGGAAGCGGACGCTACGACGGAGATTTCATGCAGAACCCGAAACTTCCTGACGAATTTTACAAAGTAAGACATACCGACTACACAAACGGTAACTTTGACAGAGGTCATATGTGTCCTAATGCTGACAGAAACAGTAACGATGAAGATTCAAAGGGCACATTCTATACAACAAACATAGTTCCACAGACAGCCAACAATAATCAGAAAGTCTGGGCAACATTAGAAAACTACGAAAGAACCCTTGTTTCCAGTGGTGCAAATGAAGCTTATATTTTCTCTGGTCCATATTATAAAGACGACTTAAAAGCAACAGATAAAAACGGAGATGAAGTTACATACCTTTCCGGCAAAACAACTCCTACAGACGGAATATGCATAAAAGTTCCAACTTCAACCTGGAAAATCATCATAGCCTTCAAAAGCGGAGAAAATGACCGCACCCGCATTACGGCAGAAAACACCACTGTAATTGCCGTAAAGATTCCAAACAGACATAACGTAGGTTCTGACTGGAAGTCATACATCTGTACCATCGATGAAATTGAAAAAATTACCGGCTACGACTTCTTTGCAGCTCTTCCTGATACCGTAGAAAATGCTCTCGAAGAAAAAAAATATTCAGAATAA